The nucleotide window GTCGGTGGCGCTGGCGAAGGCGATGGTCCGCGCGAAGGGCTCGTACCGGCAGTACCGCGAGAAGCAGCTCACGCGGTACAAGGACCTCGCCAAGCAACAGGCCATCGAGCCGCGCGTGGTGGACGAGCAAGAAGACTTCTTCCTCTCCGCCCAGGAAGCCGAGAACGAGGCGAAGGAGTCGGTCAACGCCGCGACCGAGCGCGCCGCGACCGCCCGCGCCAAGATCACGCAGGCCAAGGCCGACCTGGAACAGGCGAAGGCCGAGGTCGGTGTGGCCCAGGCGGAACTGGGGCGCGCCGAGGTGCTCCTCAATTATACCGCGATCCGGTCGCCGTACACCGGCGTCGTCACCCGGCGCTCGTTCCAGGTCGGCGACTTCATCCGGTCCGCGGACCAGGGGGGGGCGGTCCCGCTCCTGTCGGTCGAGCGCACCGACCTCATGACGGTCGTCGTGCAAGTGCCCGACCGCGACGTGCCGCTGGTCAACACCGGGGACCCCGCAGTGCTGGTGATCGACGCCCTCGGCGGGCAAGTGTTCGACACCCGCGGGGTGTCGCGGTGCGCCGAGTCCGAGGACACGGCGACCCGCACCATGCGCACGGAGATCGACGTGCCGAACCCGGACGGGCGGTTGCGCCGCGGGATGTACGGCCGGGTCACGCTGAAGCTCCAAACCGGGGCCGCGGACGCGGTCCGCGTCCCGACCGCGGCGGTGGTGAGCCGCTCCGGCACGAACCACGGCGCTGTGCGCGTCGTCCGCGGCGACCACGTCGCCACGCTGCCGGTGACCCTGGGCGCGGACAACGGCGTGGAGATCGAGGTCGCGGCCGGTCTGTCCGCCGCGGACCAGGTCGTGCTCCGCGCGAGTGGCGCGGTCGAGGACGGCACCGCGGTCGCGGTCGCGGGGGCCGCCGGCCCGGCCGGCGGGCACTGACCGCCCGCCAAGTTCGCGCTCGTTGACGCGCACGCGGCGGGCTCAGGCCCGCCGCTCGCCTCGCCCCGCTCGCACCAATCGCCCCACACGGACCCGATGAACCCACTGATCCGGTTCTCGCTCGGCAACCCGCGCGCGATCACCGTGCTGATGCTCACCATCGCCATCGGCGGCGGGGCGGCGCTCGGCAGCATCCCGGCCGACATCC belongs to Gemmata obscuriglobus and includes:
- a CDS encoding efflux RND transporter periplasmic adaptor subunit; protein product: MSSHPSSLFRRSRLVLLALAAAGGGAGVWFATRAKPLSAGEGPTAGVTKPAVSVEVIHPRAGGIDRVCVQPGTVEPFQSADLYSKVSGFLAEQTVNIGSRVQKGDVLARIAVPEQEKQVERDRARLNAAEAKVRQVEAHVLAAESEAKSADASVALAKAMVRAKGSYRQYREKQLTRYKDLAKQQAIEPRVVDEQEDFFLSAQEAENEAKESVNAATERAATARAKITQAKADLEQAKAEVGVAQAELGRAEVLLNYTAIRSPYTGVVTRRSFQVGDFIRSADQGGAVPLLSVERTDLMTVVVQVPDRDVPLVNTGDPAVLVIDALGGQVFDTRGVSRCAESEDTATRTMRTEIDVPNPDGRLRRGMYGRVTLKLQTGAADAVRVPTAAVVSRSGTNHGAVRVVRGDHVATLPVTLGADNGVEIEVAAGLSAADQVVLRASGAVEDGTAVAVAGAAGPAGGH